CAAGTGTCATAATATAGCTTTATGTTCTGAAAACAGGAAATATAATGTCACTTGGAATTGGCCATATGTTGTCTTGACATCAAAGCTGAAAAATTAGCCTTTTGAAACCAGCTGAAATACAGCTGGAATctatggagctaaaacagagactaTAAGTTTagcattgaaaaataaataaataaatcagcattgataaaaaaaatctaaactgAAACTTGTTTTGAAATGAACTACACTGAAAagttgttttttatgttttttgtttattctgatgtgctttttcaatgacaatcttTCCTTTTCCGGGGAAAAGAAGGCATAATTCCACAGAAGCCATAGCCATGAAGTTCAATGAGGTTTCTCATCCACAAAGAATCTGCATCAGTAATATAACACCTGATAAGAAACTACCATTCCTGGCTAAACTGAACCTAAAAAATTCCTACAGATATAGTTTGCATGACCAGATGTTGTTTTGTAGCTACTAACTGTTAGTGTGGGAAACTGAATAGCATTTGCTGTATCCAAATGACTTTCAGTACAGCTGAGGTTGACTGGTGATGAGGCAATGGATAGCTACTCCCTCCTCTCATAATTCTACTGTAAAAAACACTTCACAGTTATGTGTAGCttaatgagaaatagttaaatAGAAAGCACCCCAGATTAATGGTACactttattatttaaaaaatcatCTAAACAACAAAACCAATGGGTTTGGGAATCATGTGCACATTTGACTTCAGTTACATTAACATTTGGTAACAGTTATTGCAAGTCATATCAGATTCCATATCTCACCAGATATATCCTCCGCTGCGCAATTCGTTATGTTAAATGTTTGGATGGCATATTTAGTCAACTGTGAATAAAATCTCTTTGAAACATGACTTGTTTCTTGAGTTTGATGTTGCATTGCAACTATCACTGTTCTGGAAGCATACAGGTCGGCAACACTTTATTTGCCTTAATTGTCATGGTATTCATCGAAATATTTACTGGCATGTGTAGGGAACAAACAAGTGACGAAGTTAAGGAGGTCTATCATATGTTGTTTAATGACTTCGTCATCACATAACTCTCGAATggaacaacaaacaaaccaatcagCTCAAGCTGTAGAGAGCCATGCTATATGATTAAGAGAAACTTAAGGTCGGTAGTTTTGGACGTTCTTACTTCCTAGCCTGAATAATTTCATAGATGGATGAGCTGAGTAGTGTTTTTCTTGCTGTTTGTTACGCAAatgataatgtatagtccgccggtcagtGTCGTTAAATAAGTCCCgacaggacgaacaggaccccgagcagcagctcctcagaatgttgcaaaaagttccatttatttgaatgggccaccatAACGTGCGGAGGTCTGATATCTCTTTAAATTGACCtctgcaaaaaaaagtaaaattcaGTTAAAGACCGAGAATACTGCGGTATAACAGATAGGTAAACGATCTTACTTTAATTTAATCCATATAGCGCTaaagcatttttaaatgtaatgctCTCAAATCATATGTAGGCCTCACCCTATTGAACCAATGTTGTTAGCCTAGGTTTTATTTTTATGCTTTAGTGTGGCATGTgtatagcctgacgatgtcatactcataattctagtcagaatatgagtctgataccgctccgttggactgtgattatggggcgtgtttcaaccgaaccaggaaaaaaaatgcctcttcgctcaattggatatatctagaaccaatcagagcaacgtagtatgaccataacgtagaccatggggccagctgatacattaaacttttaccggatcccgtaggaaggacggcaaaaacatcttttcgatcgacaaatgccttgatcgcgtttctctgttcctctttcaaaatgaatgtgctgtcaatgtcttctaaaacagactcgaatttccacatttcagctctccaacggcagccatgtttgttgaaaacgaattcaccccaaaagctctttggtgacgtggttgattacgttagggttgatcatctgtccatcatcgtataaggccgccctgacaatttgattggtctatcagatttttgtgaggagataatttctccccaacggagcgacaccagaccgaacttcccgaccaaaacatttgtgggcgtggctaaattcgtctggcatccaggctagcatGTGTAGTCAATCAGGCATGATTTGGCAAAATATCCATCACCCCCATCAATATTATCACACACTCCTTCAGAATGGATTCCCTTCCCATCCCCCTTTAGAGCATCATCGTTGCCATAACAACAGCCTAACGAAAGGACATGTTCGACTCCCAAACTCAGGCTATGGCCAGAGTTTTTCAGTGCATTGCAAGGTAGGCCTTCCATAAGGTAGCGAACCAAACTCCGTCCAAACTAGCCTGCGATTTATCAAGTTTTCATCCTAGCCCATGGGTGGCGTATTCACGGCTCTTTTACCACTACGAAGTATCACACTAGGGTAGAAGAAGGGACGTTTCACGAGCAACGAGTCGATGGACAAGTGAATGCATAAGAATGACTTGTTTGTGGATGGGCAATGTAAGTATTTGTGTTCTAGTAATGCTGGTATTAGCTcaatgcagacacaaacatggtTAACCTGGTGTATATTGTGTTTTAATGCCTTTAGAAGATCTTAAAGGTTTGTTAGCTAGCTGCGACTTAGCTAGCTCTCAGCCAAACTTCTTGCAAAGATCTGTGGCAAACGCACAATTTACGTAGCAGCTAAGTGTTAGCTGTAACTGTTTAAATGAAAGCATACTTAACTATTACTTAAAGTTTATATTCTATGCTAACACAGGTTAACGGGGTATGTTTGTCTTTGTAAATTTGTGCAAGCACTCTGTTTGCACTTTGCCAAGGTTATGTAACCGCTAGCCAGGACTAAATCCACTCAGAATATTTCTTAGCACCTGCCATGTTAATGCGGTCTCTTGAGCTCAGTTTCTTAATCTATTTCTCTCCGTAGCTTGAGCCCTATATGGACGAGAAATTCATCACTCGTGCTTTTGCCACCATGGGAGAACTGGTCATAGGCGTGCGGATCATTCGCAAAATGAACTGGTAACAGTTGACGTTAAAGATGGAATTGCATGTTTCATGCTCAATGTATACCTACTAACGTTACTATTCTGCTGCATGTCAACGAAATAATTAAATTCATTGCAGTCTTAAGGAATGGTTCCTGATCCCAAAATGTGGTAGATAATATGCTGGACGCTCTTCTTGCATGTGTAGGGGTGCAGCGGGGTACTGCTTCTTGGAGTTGTCAGATGAAGAGACGGCTGAAAGGTGTCTTCGTAAAGTCAACGGGAGGTCTATTCCAGGAGCAACACCGGTAATTACCGCAAGCCACAACCAGAACATATCTTGCATTATTGTTTGTAAAAACTATGATTTTAAAAACACTTTGAGATTTAGAAAATAGTTGTGAAAAGGGGTATTCTTGTTGTATGTAGTAACACTGCATATGGAAATCCCTACACATGGTTACCTTTTTGAAAATCAGTCAAGCCAATATAAATGAATTATATTTCTCTAAACCGTTTCCTGTCTGACAAGCTTTGTCTCTCCTCAGCCAAGGAAGTTCAAGCTGAATCCGGCCACATATGGGAAACAAGGAGAGATGAGGTACTTACTTACTGTTTTCTGTTGGGAGCACATTTACCATCACACATCTCCtgactaaacaaacacaaatcgGTTCTCTTTCACAATCGGTCTTTTCTTACAGTGAAGAGGGCTGACTCAAAACACTGATACTGGGCAATGTTTCTATCTGAAATGGAAGGTATATATCACAAGATGCACAGCACCACGCATGCACTTTTGGGTCTTGTGAATGATTCACACATGTGAATCATTCAGCGACCAACTGAAATTCTCAAAATAAATGTCCATTTCACCGTCAGACACGTAGCAGCAGGACTTCAATGAGGGGCTTTTCTATGAGACTCAGTCTGTCattgtttttgtaagggtaCGTCTTCGTCTCTGAAAACGTGACACTTTTCTCTTTCATCAGTTAATTTTGAGCAACACAGTGacacttctctcctttctctccactGTAGGAACCGGGCTGGCTACACTGGCAACAAGTACACTCAGCCATATTCCTACAACGAAAACCAGCACTACCAGCAATACCCTGATTACTATCCAAACTGGGACTATGATCAGAGCACAGGAAGTTATGATGGGTACGACTACAGTCAGTATGACTACAGTAGCCAGGTGGGTTGCACTAACCTCAGGATCTCTACACATGacattaaaacatttcaaaGTGGAACTCTTAATTCAAAGTGAAACTGCCCTTGGATGCTTTGGATGATTAAATGAACTGTGTCTCTGTTACAGACCCATGAGGAAGTTGTTGAAGATGGCGGTCTTGAAGGTGAGGCAttacactttctgaatgcacgtTTGACCAGTTATCAGCCATGAATGTGACCAACTCTTAGATCTCACTGACTACAGCAGTGTTGTAACCATTAATGGTGCGCTCGATTTACCTAGGAAGTGATACTAGTTGATAACAAGGCATTACGTGgtattttgtgcatacaaacacCGTAGCAGATAGAAGTtggacagtactgtgtgtatatgatttGTTGAGACACAAATAAGACAGAAGCGCTAATAAAGTTGATATGCGGGTGCGTCTTTCTGGGGTTCTAAAGTTGGGGTTGGTGAGGGTCCTCCGAGTTCTGTGTTGGGAAAATTCCAACTTCCAAGTAAAACTGAAAGGCGCCATAACTCATGCCTTTTACTGTTGAATATATTTTGGTTGCATGCTGCCCCCTGCTGACAATTCTGGAaattgtgtttgtcctctgcaGACCCTGCAGAGGAGCTGGACGTGGCTGAGGCCAACAGGCTATTCATCAAGCAGAGTGAGGAGCTGTATGACGCACTCATAGACTGCCACTGGCCCACATTGGATTCCCCAGACCCAACCACAGCCCAGTAGAGCACCAGGGATCAACTCTCGACACTTGGCTGAACCTCTGCCTCGGTCCGTTCTGACTGATTCACATGAGGCTAGGACTCAGAGGTTGGGGCAGAGCGAGGTGTGCACCCATGCCATgccagacaggcaggcagtaCCTTGCCTGTGAGCTGTTGACTTGAGCGGATAGGGGGTCGTGTTGGTCGCTTCTTGGACACAGGCTGagctcaggaaaaaaaaaaaacaacgcctTCCTTCCACATGAATTAACTTCTACACCCTTTCTTAGAGATTTCCTTTTGAGGTGCGATGTTGAATGACTTTCGTTTGAGCCAAGAGAAACAACTAACTGAGCGGGCATTTAGGTTCCCCTTCCTTTGGCACCTACAGCCTATGTGTGATTCTCAGTGCTGGAATGTTAAGGTTTGGGATGGTGAGGATTTACTCAACTCACTTTATGATGTAGACGTTGGCATAGAAGTGTTCATCAAGGTCCTGTCCTCACAACTACATGACTGAAGGGCGAGCTTATTTATGTCTTAAAAGATGGTTGAGGGCAGAAGGACAGTTCAGCATGAAACGTGTCTCAGTTTGTTCACACAATCCCCAAGCAGTCATAGCAACTGTATGGCTGTCCACTCTATTGTGGTTCAGTTTCAATTGGGAACATGTTTGACAAATAAGCTTTCAGATATTTGACATGCCAAGGGGAATTTATGAAGAATTAGGTCTGGAATCTTAAAATGGAATTTTAAGTAACTAATTCTCCCATAGAAGAGAATTAGGGAAAGTATATGTGGCTAATCGGTTGCAAACCCGGAACATTTAATTTGAGGTGGTTATTAGGCTTCACACCGAACTCATCCAACTTCTTTGATTAATTGTTAGCTAAACTTCCTTAAACCTACACTTTCTTTTTGTACatgaacaatgtgtgtggatctggTTTTGCAGACACTGGAAAGAAATAAATGTCTGAAAATGTACAGGTTACACaaacatttgtattaatttacACCGTACTGCATAATGAGTAAAGGATGGAAGTTTAAAGTTTGTGTTGGAGTATATTTCTCCTTCATGTAATCAATGCATTAATTCACGTttgtttattatatattatataattgcTGGTtatcaagaaatgacagagGGGTTAGAAGGACAGACAAGAGGGGACTTTTGGGTCTGCAGTAGGCTacaggatgtgtttgtgtgtgtgtgtctgtctgtatgtggtgGCCTGAAAGTGGGGTCAAAAGTTAACACAGAAAGAGGATGTTAAATATCAGACAAGGTACCAAAACTTACTATAACTAATAAGTATGAGTATGATTTAAAGATGTTCGTTATTTGGAGATGGAATGTATCAATTGTTAATCACATGTCATAGCGACAGTGATACAATTAATGTAATTTGCTGGTAAGACAATTACGTAGAGCACGGGTCTACATTTGAAACCAAGTCTATAAAATGGTATAAAAGGTTAGTAATGCAGCTGAATATTTGAGATACTCCCTGAGTGCCTTTTGTGTATGTCTTCATGACTACATCCTCCAGCTTGATGAAATAAAAGAAGACTTTGGGTATCTTATTTTAGAGGTAGCTTCTGAGTCTCAAACTCTCGAACTAAAGATAgaacatttttcatttatttttaaagaaaagGAAATTTAAAGCCAACATTTGTTGCTATAATCAAAACAATAGACACATTTTATACTGTAACAAAAATGCAGATATCTGACTGAGTCCTTAGTCCTCCTGTCAGTGGCTTCCTCACCGGCCTACCCCCACTCCACGCCACGCCAGCATCATGTGAGCGAAGCTCAGCATTTAGAGCTCATTATAACGAGTCCTATGAAAGTCATGAGACCAACACCATGCCCTACAGGTCTCCAATCAGCCCAGTCTCTGTCTCGCCAGATCTCTGGTTTCTATGCCTTTCGGTATAAAAATCTGGGTCACATAATACATCTTTGTCTTCTTATTAAATATTTAAGGAAAACTTGATAAAAAGACATTCCCAAGTTTGTTTTGACTGCTGTCCTACATTTAGGTTAagcctgttgtctttttgtgaATATTCCAGTCGATGGAAATTACTTAAAATGCTTGCGccttagagaaaaaaaaaacatggtctgTAATACTACTATGTGAAAAATTGACTTCAGCAAAACATTTAGCCGTTTTGGAAAGCCAACATCCCAGCATGCGTGCGGATTAATGTCACCAGCGTGTGACGTAGCGGGCCAAGGGCTGGGTTTAGAGAACGCTCTTATACTACAAACTAGGTGAAACGAGAAGACCGTCGTTTCTACATCAAGCGCTTACAGTAAGATATTTATATTCAATTTAATGATACCCTTTTAGATTTAGGTTGGCTGGTGCTCGTGTTAATATCACCTGTCTAACGGCAGAAACACCCAGAAACTGATGTGAGTTGATGCTCGAGCGGTAAAGGAGACTTGGGATGCTATCAGCGCGCAACACATGAGGAAGCAGGATATTTTCACAGCGCGTCCTGCTAGAATCTAGAGTCTTGAATTAGCCATCATGAGCTTTGTGTAATTTGTAGCTGTTTGACAAAGCATTACATTTCTGTCACAGAACTGTTATTGTCATCCGTCTTGGCGAGTGCTATAACGGAGAGAACAACCCTCTGACTTCTTGAGGCTGGAACAAATAGTGAAATAAAGACGAAAGGCTATTATAGTTGCCTTCGATATCACCCTTAGGAACTCATAGTTGCCTCTGTAGTGTAAATGTTTAGATTATACTTTTAGAAGGGTTGTCTCAGCATCCAACAGAGTGTTATTGTTAGTCTGCAGCTTAGGCTCATGGCAACGCCTGCAAATAAAGGACCAAACGATTTTCGGCCGTTGACCACAAAACAGCCTGAATGttatatgtttaatgtttatagTTACCCTGACGCGTCCTGTATCAGTGTTTATACCGGCGCAGACTGTAAACAAGTTATGACAGCGAGGACGAGTCGTTAGGGTAGGCATACAAATCTAGGCCATGGCAGAGTAACAATTCTATTTTTAGAACATCATCTTCCCATCAGAGTTTTGTGTGTTTACGTTTATTGATGTTAATTGTGACATATCTGACGGTTAACATTGATAATCCCAATTTGTGCCACAGGAACAGCTGCTCTGCCTCTTACAATTTGTGGCTGTCTGACGTAGCCGCAATTATGTCATACGGGAGGGCAGACAGCTACCGCTCGCAACCAAGGGATTTCAACAACCTCATTCAAACATGCAGCACCAACATCCAGAAAATCACCCAGAACAGTGAGTGACAATCCATGCTCCGCGAAACTTGTCTGATTGGACGTCATTGTGCAGCCACAACATCGCTTGTTTTGagattagaagaaaaaaaaatacataat
The DNA window shown above is from Clupea harengus chromosome 11, Ch_v2.0.2, whole genome shotgun sequence and carries:
- the LOC105910089 gene encoding tRNA selenocysteine 1-associated protein 1-like → MTCLWMGNLEPYMDEKFITRAFATMGELVIGVRIIRKMNWGAAGYCFLELSDEETAERCLRKVNGRSIPGATPPRKFKLNPATYGKQGEMRNRAGYTGNKYTQPYSYNENQHYQQYPDYYPNWDYDQSTGSYDGYDYSQYDYSSQTHEEVVEDGGLEDPAEELDVAEANRLFIKQSEELYDALIDCHWPTLDSPDPTTAQ